In Mytilus edulis chromosome 6, xbMytEdul2.2, whole genome shotgun sequence, the following proteins share a genomic window:
- the LOC139527785 gene encoding uncharacterized protein: MDPGDQITSLEEFKTWKTDNLQHYLTMRGLTKEGTKDELVALCFSAAKLGLPVKPTQSEVLLDNVNCYNRILYYCDIPDPLTLHSGWFDEKSGISKWPPTFLSDISTYLIDHGDIASLSQVLKDYKVGKSYEYFTCGWLQEVFYHPLDRDTCLLKAKCCPSQRIRNDLHNVWVCIKKSDGSIKGAYCSCTAGLGQTCNHVASLLFKLESSNRYGMGACTSSACSWVVPKKVKDMQPKLLASMPPRKSNRSKSVKSRTLMPTSRKSLNPITSYNTYREGRNFEQLCYRHERHITKCLYI, translated from the exons ATGGATCCTGGTGACCAAATTACATCGTTGGAAGAATTTAAAACATGGAAAACAGACAACTTACAGCATTATTTAACAATGAGGGGACTAACGAAAGAAGGGACGAAAGACGAGCTGGTTGCTCTATGTTTTTCTGCTGCCAAGTTGGGTTTGCCGGTCAAACCCACACAGAGTGAAGTATTGCTGGACAATGTTAATTGTTATAACCGTATTTTATATTACTGTGATATACCCGATCCCCTCACTTTACATAGCGGCTGGTTCGATGAGAAATCTGGTATTTCAAAGTGGCCTCCAACTTTTCTTTCCGACATTTCTACTTATTTAATTGATCATGGTGATATTGCCTCTTTAAGCCAGGTGCTTAAGGATTACAAAGTTGGCAAATCGTATGAATATTTTACATGTGGCTGGCTCCAGGAAGTTTTTTATCACCCTCTGGACAGGGACACTTGTTTATTGAAAGCCAAATGCTGCCCATCACAACGGATAAGAAATGATTTGCATAATGTTTGGGTGTGCATCAAGAAGAGTGATGGCAGCATCAAAGGAGCATACTGCTCTTGTACTGCAGg ACTTGGACAAACATGCAATCATGTTGCCAGTTTGCTTTTCAAATTGGAGTCATCCAACAGATATGGTATGGGGGCATGCACATCATCAGCATGCAGTTGGGTAGTTCCCAAAAAAGTGAAAGATATGCAACCCAAACTGCTCGCCAGCATGCCTCCGAGAAAATCAAACAGATCAAAGTCAG TCAAATCCAGAACATTGATGCCCACCAGTAGGAAATCGTTAAACCCTATAACTAGTTACAATACCTACAGAGAAGGGAGAAATTTTGAGCAGCTTTGCTATCGCCATGAGAGGCATATTACCAAATGCTTGTATATTTAG
- the LOC139526426 gene encoding uncharacterized protein, with the protein MEINTANQSHADHEYSSACLSCEEKSCTIAALRKQIKALQSDIIIQKKLSSTISNNFRCENVFKSDKSVRFYTGIPSVASFNAMFLIIKPKVQTLRYWKGPKHFTCNILKNKISNKRGPKQKLSAKEEMTMVLMKLRLGLLNQDLADRFGVSQSHVSCIFNTWIKVLSKFLISLVFNPTKDIVQENLPPTFRNKTYSSVRHIIDCSEVYLETPHNLEMQSQTWSDYKHHHTGKFLLSINPSGLINFVSKCWGGRTSDKYITNHCGFLDILEPLDTVMADRGFQIRDELTLHQSYLLVPPGRRGACQMSNQEVKKTKQIANRRIYIEQAIRRVKCFRILKHELPITLVPHLDDIVQICCGICNLYPPLPRYEDNNK; encoded by the coding sequence ATGGAAATTAATACAGCAAATCAAAGCCATGCAGACCATGAATATTCATCTGCTTGTCTTTCATGTGAAGAGAAATCTTGTACAATAGCTGCTTTAAGAAAGCAGATAAAGGCTTTGCAGTCAGATataatcatacaaaaaaaattgtcttcaacCATTTCAAATAATTTCAGATGTGAAAATGTATTTAAATCAGATAAGTCTGTACGTTTTTACACTGGGATTCCATCTGTTGCCTCATTTAATGCCATGTTTCTAATTATTAAACCAAAAGTACAGACACTAAGATACTGGAAGGGACCTAAGCATTTTACATGCAAtatcttgaaaaataaaatcagtaaCAAACGTGGTCCTAAACAAAAGTTATCCGCTAAAGAAGAAATGACCATGGTTCTGATGAAGTTAAGGCTTGGTCTACTTAATCAAGACCTTGCAGACAGATTTGGAGTGTCTCAGTCGCATGTTTCATGTATTTTCAATACTTGGATAAAGGTTTTATCCAAGTTTCTAATTAGCTTGGTGTTCAATCCAACAAAGGATATTGTTCAGGAAAACCTTCCCCCAACATTTAGAAACAAAACCTATAGTTCAGTGCGTCATATAATTGACTGTTCAGAAGTCTATTTAGAAACACCACATAATTTAGAAATGCAGAGTCAAACTTGGTCAGACTATAAACACCATCACACTGGCAAGTTTTTACTAAGCATCAATCCATCTGGTTTGATAAACTTTGTTTCTAAATGTTGGGGAGGTAGAACTAGTGATAAATATATCACAAATCATTGCGGATTCTTAGACATACTTGAACCACTGGATACAGTTATGGCGGACCGTGGTTTTCAAATTAGGGATGAGTTAACATTACACCAATCGTATCTTTTAGTTCCTCCAGGTAGGCGCGGGGCATGTCAAATGTCTAATCAGGaggtaaaaaaaactaaacaaattgCAAATAGAAGAATCTACATAGAACAGGCCATTAGAAGAGTAAAATGTTTCAGAATACTAAAACATGAACTACCCATAACACTGGTACCACATTTAGATGACATAGTTCAAATTTGTTGTGGCATTTGTAATCTATACCCTCCATTACCAAGGTATGAAGACAACAACAAATAA